The Denticeps clupeoides chromosome 10, fDenClu1.1, whole genome shotgun sequence DNA window ACTTGTGTGTAGGGGCTGGAATAGGGTGATTGTTGAAAAGCCTTTTGGCCGTGACCTCCAGAGCTCCGAGGAGCTGTCAAACCACCTGTCTGCACTTTTCACTGAGGACCAGATCTACCGTATCGACCACTACTTGGGCAAGGAGATGGTGCAGAATCTCATGGTCTTAAGGTGGCTTTTAGTTCTTGTAACATCTCAAGcgtttgtgtttttctaaagctGACTAGTTAACCATCTCATTCTTACGCAATCTAtgtagtacaggccaaaagtttggacactccttctcattcaatgtgttttctttattttcatggctatttacgttggtagattctgactgaaggcatcaaaactaggaatgaacacgtggagttatgtacttaacaaaaaaaggtgaaataactgaaaacatgttttatattctagattcttcaaaatagccaccctttgctctgattactgctttgtacactcttggcattctcttgatgagcttcaagaggtcgtcacctgaaatggttttccaacagtcttgaaggagttctcagaggtgtttagcacttgttggcccctttgccttcactctgcagtccagctcaccccaaaccatcttgatagggttcaggtccggtgactgtggaggccaggtcatctgccgcagcactccattACTCTTCctcttggtcaaatagccctcACACAGTCTGGAGATGTGCTTGgtgtcattgtcctgttgaaaattAAATGATCGTCCAAAACGGAAAccggatgggatggcatgtcactgcaggatgctgtggtagccatgctggttcagtgtgccttcaattttgaataaatccaccaacaaaacacccccacaccatcacacctcctcctccatgcttcacagtgggaaccagatTGATGTGGAATCAatcaaaacacattgaatgagatgatgtgtccaaacttttggcctgtactgtatatatgtgtgtatacacgCACAAACTCTTCCACGTCCATTTTCTCCTCTCTTTGGTTGTCAAACACAGCTGTGCTTGTTTGAATAATACTGGCATAATCTAAACACCGCTGAAAGCCTCTTCTCTGGCGCGTGCTGGTGAGAGCCCATgctgagctctgtgtgtgttctctctcaGGTTTGGAAACCGGATTTTTGGGCCCATTTGGAACAGGGACAGTGTAGCATGTGTGGTCCTTACCTTCAAAGAGCCTTTTGGTACTCAGGGTCGGGGTGGATATTTTGATGACTTTGGCATCATACGGTATGGAGTGTCCTATGGCAACTTATCAGTGATAGGATATGGTCTCATAATGTATTTGTTGACAATTTaatcaaacacatttatttatttatttttaaaaaccctcCAGTGATGTAATGCAGAACCACCTCCTCCAGATGCTGTgtctggttgccatggagaagCCAGCCTCCACCAGCTCTGATGATGTCCGTGATGAGAAGGTAATGAGTTActagattgattgattgagttGTGGCTCTTGTGAAACAACCTTATTAAAAGTATATATCCTTGTTGCTGTAACTGGCGCACTCTGCAGGTGAAGGTGCTGAAGTGCATTGCTCCACTGTCACTGTCCAACGTGGTGCTTGGCCAATATGTTGGGGATCCAAAAGGTGAAGGTGAATCCAAATTAGGTTACCTGGATGACCCAACTGTTCCCAAGGACTCCACAACTGCTACTTTTGCCACTGCTGTCCTTTATGTTAACAATGAGCGTTGGGATGGTACGTTTCTAaagctgtacattttaaatgacattttaaatccTAATATActcatttaataacattttttttttcttttgttttttttttttttaaaccattggTAGGTGTTCCATTTGTTCTACGGTGTGGAAAAGCACTAAATGAGCGCAAGGCTGAAGTGCGGTTGCAGTTCACCGATGTTCCTGGGGATATCTTTGGCACCCAGTGCAGGAGAAATGAGCTGGTGGTCCGAGTGCAGCCCAACGAGGCCATTTATGCTAAAATGATGACCAAAAAGCCCGGCATGTACTTCAGTCCTGAGGAGACAGAGCTGGACCTCACCTACCGCAGTAGATACAAGGTGTTCCTTGGCTTTCCTTCAGTACACAGAACATGCGTTTACGTGCATGGGGAAAAAATTTTACATAACCAGATACCTCAGacaacatttttaaatcctGCTGTTGAAGTTTAAAATGACTTGTCTCTCTGGCCATTTCAAACCAGGACATCAAACTTCCAGATGCTTATGAGCGGCTGATTCTGGATGTCTTCTGCGGCAGCCAGATGCACTTTGTGCGCAGGTCAGCATGTCTACAGTAGTTTTATACTAAGTGAATGGTGGTGGAATGTAAAACTTGTACGGGGGGAATATGTTCTGTCTGTTTTCATACAGTGATGAGCTGAGGGAAGCCTGGAGGATCTTCACCCCACTTCTTCATCAggttgaaaaagaaaagaagcccCCTGTGAAGTACACCTATGGAAGGTACGTCgttcccacccacccacccacccacacaaagATCTTTTATACCTGTTTATACCCCCCATGTTTGTCTTGTAGCCGTGGTCCTACAGAGGCAGATGATCTGCTGAAGAGGGTTGGCTTTCGCTATGAGGGAACATACAAGTGGGTTGAGCCCCACAGACTCTGAAAGAGGAGTGGGGGGAAAATCAGACCAAATTGAAGAAAGGAGCGAAGTGGCTGAAAGGAAGCAGTGGTAAAATTAGTCTGTGTGCCCTGGActcgcataaaaaaaaaatctttgggtTTGGGGGACATCAGCACTTAACCTTTGGCAGCAGGGAAAGCAGTGTTCTTATTAATCATGATCTTGTACATAACATTGATGTTTCTTATGACCGGAGGAGGAACTGCGAGTCAACACCCTGCTAATAAAGCCTCGTTGCAACATTGAACTCCTCTTTGTTCACTGTTTTCCATGCAAAGCTTAGACATTTTTGATGCTTTTGTATTACTTCTACCATAAATCAGTTGCTGTATTCTCAGTATAATGGTTGTTTTGCATTAGAACGCATTACTTTGTGTTCTGTGGATCACAAAGgtttacacattttattgatGATGTGAAAGCTTTAATCTGGGCCATTTTAAtatggtgttgtgtgtaaaagaaCATGAATAATGCAGGTCAGGTATGCACAAAACcttcatattattaataataatattactaatTATCATAAACTGATTCATGTACGACCTGGCTGCCTGTTAATGTATATGTGGTATGCTCAttcagcataaataaataattgctcTGTAatgtttttcctcattaatgtgacCCTGATtcaaattaatattgtattcaGATGCAATATGTCAAGGAATTGTTGGATCTTTCTAAATGTTTTTCTATAGATTGCAGTTCAAGCACTTTCATCTTAGGGAATTTTTCCTTAAAATCTTTATATTCTAATGTTGAAGTCTCTGTCAGATACAGTCATGGTCAAAATTATCGGTACCCCAGGACCTTTCTCGGAAAATGCGGCAATActaccaaatttttttttttttttaaatttacaaatgttttggTATGCAAGCGTTTATTTCCTTTGTCCATTGGAACAACACAGGAAAAAGAAGCCAAATCTGACATTTCACACAGAGCTGTACAAAATTATTGGCACCCTTTCAAAATTGTGGgtaaattgtttgttttatttcaagCATTCCAGATATCttcatgtttgtttgtccaCTGTGTGCAACATATCAAGAAGTTCCCAACACATGGCACTGCACTCCCTGGATGTGGACTGAAGAGAAAATGGAATGAGGCCTACAAACAAACCAATTAAAGCACTCAGAAATTCAAACTCAGTACAAGCGTGATGCAATTGACAATTTGAATATTAATGATTTACACACAAGGCATAAATCTGCCAACTGCACAGAAACCCACACTTTAGATTATGATGGGACCATGTCATTAAACAATCCGATACTATTCAAATAAAAACCATTCTCAGACACCACTActgttttagaatttttttccctccaatgTGTTATTGTACTCTGATATGGAAGCATGGAACAAATAGAGCGGTGTGAAAAAGTGCCCCTTCtgatttcttccttttttccatgtaaatcacatttaaatgtttaagatcatcagaaaatatattaagcattagtcaaagacaacactgataaacaaaaaaaaaatgtggttatTTTTTAGTGAAGAATCTTATTAAGGGAGGAAAAACATCCAAATGTACATGGatctgtgtgacaaagtgatttgctgtgataaatggaacctGAATTTTGCTGTCTaacaaaaaaatcctgaaggagaatgtccggccatctgttTGTGACctcttcagcaggacaatgatccgaaacacaccagcaagtccacctctAACTGGCTGAAGAAAAATGGAATGcagactttggagtggcctattTAAAGTCCTAGTCTGAATCCTATTTAGATGCTGTAGCATGAcactaatatttaatattgtaatattttcaagtttataaaaaaaagattcctttatttctttatcaACTAAACTAAATTCTAAACTATAGTCACCTTTGGAAAATTGAACCTTCTGACAAcctttttgtacttttgtacCATTTCAAGCTACTCATGGGACTACTTAAATTTCCAtaaaactttactttatttagcagacgcttttatccaaagtgacttacaagaggaagacaccagcaattctcgttcgatttctatagaatatcgagtttacaaactaagagccctgataaggcttagacttgtcagtgaagagcatgctcggagattgttgggtgctagactaagaaaaattataatgtatttatacattttgtatttgtttgttcaatgtgtacgcatgtgcgtgtgtaagtgttagatttgtctgtaatatttttggaataagagggttttcaccttcttcttaaaagtggtgatagtctcggctagtcgtgtggaggagggcaggttgttccaccagccagggacaacaacggagaacagacatgattggaatcggagaccccgtgaagaaggaatttttggtctcctttcgtttgccgatctgagagagcgtgcaggagtgtatctaggtagtagtgtgttgatgtaggagggcgcagttccatttacagccctgtaggggagcatcaaggatttgaactcaatgcgagcagctaccgggagccagtggagggaggtaagaagaggtgtaacatgggtgtattttggctgattgaaaatgagacgggctgccatattttggatcatctggagtggttttatggtgactgcagaggctccagccaggagagagttacaatagtcgagtttggagatgaccattgcctggacgaggagctgcgtagcctgttgtgagagaaaaggccgaatcttgcgaatgttgtagagagtgaacctgcaggatctggagatcgcagcaacatgatggttcaaactcagtttgtcatctatccaaactccaaggctttttgcagatgccgtgggtgttaacaatagcgatccaatttgaattgaaaggttttgctgaggagaattgttgcccggaaagatcagaatctcggttttggataggttgagttggaggtgtcgctcagacatccatgccgatatgtctgagaggcaggccaaaatttttgttgctatagtagcatcttctggtgggaatgacagatagagctgggtgtcatcagcatttgtgtgtgtgcatgtgtgtgtgtgtgtgtgtgtgtgtgtgtgtgtgtgtatatatatatatatatatatataattttatataagtaatatatttatataaatattatctaacaaataatacaattatatttatattatatcatTTTATAGTGTGGACCTAAGAGTTCTCAGCTTTTTCAACAAGACATGCTTTTTCTAAACTTGTCCTACACCAAGGAGGATTCACCAAGTCATGAAACGTCTGCCATTACATGTGTGCTCGTCAATTATTTTCAGATATCATTTGACATTGGAAGATGATCATCTCATCTGAAGTAAAACGAGTAGTTCCCATAccgggagtcgaacccgggccgcCTGGGTGAAAACCAGGAATCCTAACCGCTAGACCATATGGGAAGCTGTTCAGCGATGTCGTAAAACTACGTTTTCCCTATGACATAATTAGTTAGAGTCACAACGTGGATAGAATTTATGTATGTGGAATTTACGTgaagaaaatgttaatttttttctcaatacTCTTGTTTCCAGCGTCTAAAAAGCTATAAAATGTGTTCGGAAATCAGAAAGCTGATCTGTGGCCCAGTggctctttcacacacaccatgtaTGTTAATAAAGAAGACGGAGAatactgatctcagatcagtctTTAAAGGTGCATGAGGGCCAATGGTCGGCCGCTTAGAAGTCACGTGAACCCACGTTTTCCGGTTTGGTTCAACATGGCACTGGAGTAGTCGGAAGGTTGGCTGCGGTGCTTGCATCTTGCATTGCAAGTCTGTTTTAGCTGACCAGACACATTCAGCAGGAATTGCGGTGTATAATTGATTTGGACTATTTGACCTGTCGACAGCAGAAGTCAAAATGAATATCAGAAATGCGAGGGTAGGTGGCGGCAGCACGCTGAAATGACAAAACGTGCTGGGGTAGCTAGCGTGTGCTAGCGCATAGTTTACATGCTAATGCTATTAGACTGAAATGACATAAGAAATTCgtaaaatgaattttttgtttataaatgaatgaaaacgaATGAAACTATGCTTATACCTCACCAATGTTTACTACTGAATTGCAAGATATAATGCAAGTCGagaatttgcataatttttctGTATTTGCTGTTTGTGAATGCCTCTTTATTTCACTCACTTTTACTTCGTCAGGATAAGTTTATCAGTCTAGAGCTTTGGCTATCCGTCATTGTGGACATGAGCTCAACaacgagtgttttttttttttttttttttttccttttcagccAGAGGACCTAATGAATATGCAGCATTGCAATTTGCTGTGTCTTCCAGAAAACTACCAAATGAAATACTACTTCTACCATGGCTTGTCATGGCCCCAGGTGattgtgacaatgacaaccCTGCTTTTATCTGTAATAACGTTAATAGCATTTAATATCAAGTCtaatatatcttttttatttgaatttattcCAGCTCTCCTATATAGCTGAAGATGAAAATGGAAAGATTGTGGGATATGTTTTGGCCAAAATGTAAGTCCAATAAAACaaatatctgtttatttattgctgtaGTCTTACCTTTTACCTCTACAGGGAAGAGGATCCTGATGATGTACCCCATGGACACATCACATCTCTGGTAAGTTCTgttttttgttcactttttaaaaaaaatatttgaaccgATTATTCTGTTCTGGTGGttttataatacatttgtaatttaatttttgaACATGCAGGCAGTGAAGCGTTCCCATAGGCGGCTTGGCCTGGCCCAAAAACTTATGGATCAGGCCAGCAGGGCTATGATAGAGAACTTCAATGCCAAATATGTCTCTCTACATGTCCGAAAGAGGTATACTCAGCCCAAACATCCCTTCTTCTGCAATTAATCGTATTCCATTTGTTATGTTGAACAACTTTTGCCTTTCCCCCATAGCAATCGAGCAGCTCTTCACCTTTACTCAAACACCCTAAAATTTCAGTAagtattctctttttttttatttttttggaagcTTCAACATTATTTATCTGAAAAAATCTTGCAGTACTGTCTTCAACTTTAAGAAAGTGTGATCCCATAAAAGGGCTTCTTACCCAGctgaatgtcatttttaaatgcaggATTAGCGAAGTGGAGCCCAAGTATTATGCTGATGGGGAAGATGCTTATGCCATGAAGAGGAACCTCACTCAAATGGCAGATGAAGTTAGTGCTTTTGACATTATTCAATAatcaga harbors:
- the g6pd gene encoding glucose-6-phosphate 1-dehydrogenase isoform X2, which gives rise to MSLPLSRSEVFGELRKELYDNEKFRQSDVHIFIIMGASGDLAKKKIYPTLWWLFKDGLLPEQTYFVGFARSDLTVEAIRTACLPHMKVEDTEADRLAAFFSLNSYISGKYGDPSAFSQLHNHLDSLPGGPEANRLFYLALPPSVYHDVAKNIRHHCMSSKGWNRVIVEKPFGRDLQSSEELSNHLSALFTEDQIYRIDHYLGKEMVQNLMVLRFGNRIFGPIWNRDSVACVVLTFKEPFGTQGRGGYFDDFGIIRDVMQNHLLQMLCLVAMEKPASTSSDDVRDEKVKVLKCIAPLSLSNVVLGQYVGDPKGEGESKLGYLDDPTVPKDSTTATFATAVLYVNNERWDGVPFVLRCGKALNERKAEVRLQFTDVPGDIFGTQCRRNELVVRVQPNEAIYAKMMTKKPGMYFSPEETELDLTYRSRYKDIKLPDAYERLILDVFCGSQMHFVRSDELREAWRIFTPLLHQVEKEKKPPVKYTYGSRGPTEADDLLKRVGFRYEGTYKWVEPHRL
- the g6pd gene encoding glucose-6-phosphate 1-dehydrogenase isoform X1 encodes the protein MGSLPSAVKMSLPLSRSEVFGELRKELYDNEKFRQSDVHIFIIMGASGDLAKKKIYPTLWWLFKDGLLPEQTYFVGFARSDLTVEAIRTACLPHMKVEDTEADRLAAFFSLNSYISGKYGDPSAFSQLHNHLDSLPGGPEANRLFYLALPPSVYHDVAKNIRHHCMSSKGWNRVIVEKPFGRDLQSSEELSNHLSALFTEDQIYRIDHYLGKEMVQNLMVLRFGNRIFGPIWNRDSVACVVLTFKEPFGTQGRGGYFDDFGIIRDVMQNHLLQMLCLVAMEKPASTSSDDVRDEKVKVLKCIAPLSLSNVVLGQYVGDPKGEGESKLGYLDDPTVPKDSTTATFATAVLYVNNERWDGVPFVLRCGKALNERKAEVRLQFTDVPGDIFGTQCRRNELVVRVQPNEAIYAKMMTKKPGMYFSPEETELDLTYRSRYKDIKLPDAYERLILDVFCGSQMHFVRSDELREAWRIFTPLLHQVEKEKKPPVKYTYGSRGPTEADDLLKRVGFRYEGTYKWVEPHRL
- the naa10 gene encoding N-alpha-acetyltransferase 10 → MNIRNARPEDLMNMQHCNLLCLPENYQMKYYFYHGLSWPQLSYIAEDENGKIVGYVLAKMEEDPDDVPHGHITSLAVKRSHRRLGLAQKLMDQASRAMIENFNAKYVSLHVRKSNRAALHLYSNTLKFQISEVEPKYYADGEDAYAMKRNLTQMADELQKPGVRLWGSEQSPSFEPPVTELSEKLKVQDGEKEGDGDSGGESKEMSEVSEATESTDVKDSSSSDS